Proteins co-encoded in one Planctomycetota bacterium genomic window:
- a CDS encoding CRTAC1 family protein — protein sequence MLSRMSPAGSSRSTSRSIATPCVIVASSENARAGEPQVLRSVVAAPTRRSREGGVAGNLLARLRGTGMSGRRAAILGTVVLLAAAAVSAWLAARRGGVATLAPEQAAEIARTRNVALGALENQQLDRAIPALESLARMLPGDPLPARNLAVARVVALGDTLQAIPDEALLPPAKQALDALRRGEGESDPWRWLTARYDLARGEPGAAAEQYQALADGTGGAAAWYALARARRDADDGAAADAALDRAAALAPGNVWLAVEWFRAAAGRLQAARGAAAPDPALADAIAARRGAIAPFAPSILTFTRVDIAKLLDEAAAAARTGDMAVAAGRLRALANVLVPQSEGDRRDLERHPLVFVRDSFAAPLPEPAGQGDEAIPVELRPLPAVGAAAGAAPVAVVLDDLDVDGRLDLVAAGPEGLRVARRDADGAWQTALAAPLPDGVAGLLTADLDLDFDEARRAALALRPATDPAGEKGAPLPGCPAADLDIVAFGAFGVLPFRNRLGADGARQLEALAAVTASAVAAATVADLDADGDLDLVTAGADGVRLWSNDGLGTFRDVTPAALDQPAGGAADGAGLLAVDADRDVDVDVVVVTPAGTTLLENLRHGQFRAVPVSGAGGRAVECLDPRAAGRWELVVAGKEGTRIFPVRSDAGATDAQRQLDAAPRRGVVAWDYDNDGHLDLATWGDDGIGILRGTAAGGFEVQAIGGEVAGPRALDTGDLDGDGDLDLAVASANGVLLFDNQGGNAHHWLDVALEAQQVKGDQFSPSGRVNAHGLGGLLELKAGSAYQPRVVRRRTTHFGLGRSRVADVVRVLWLNGVPQNLIEPPADALVCEQQVLLGSCPYLYAWNGTGFGFVTDLLWGAPLGLQRRAGELMPAREWEYLLVPGSALVPRDGRYVLQLTEELWEAAYFDEVRLLAVDHPADVEVVSNEKVGPAAIAGFGIHSLARPRHPVAARDDAGRDLLPALVAADGTFARPTARKLRQGLLDMHHVELDLGPDLDRDRLVLFLTGWTYPTTVNLNVQLTLHPALDPPRPPFLEVPDGQGGWREALGFIGFPGGKTKSIAVDLAGVLPPGESRVRIGTSMEIRWDEIRFTTGEAPAPTRVVELEPLSADLHRRGCSRIERDGGDGPERFPYDDPLTGPKWPPMDGCFTALGDIRDLLAASDDRLVVIGEGDEVTLEFAVPPPPPPGWTRDFLFKSVGWDKDANLATAAGQAVEPLPFRSMRSYPPGPDDPPPDSAAYRSWLRDRQTRRQTGAFWRAVRDGAVSTPGEG from the coding sequence ATGTTGAGCAGGATGTCGCCGGCGGGATCGAGCAGGTCTACCAGCCGGTCGATCGCCACGCCGTGCGTCATCGTCGCCTCCTCGGAAAATGCCCGGGCGGGGGAGCCTCAGGTGTTACGGAGTGTTGTAGCAGCGCCCACGCGGCGTTCCCGCGAGGGGGGCGTTGCCGGTAATCTGCTGGCTCGCCTGCGGGGAACCGGGATGAGCGGACGACGAGCGGCGATCCTCGGGACAGTGGTGCTGCTGGCCGCGGCCGCGGTCAGCGCGTGGCTGGCGGCGCGCCGTGGTGGCGTGGCGACGCTCGCGCCCGAGCAGGCCGCCGAGATCGCGCGGACGCGCAACGTGGCGCTCGGGGCCCTGGAAAACCAGCAGCTCGACCGGGCGATCCCGGCGCTCGAGTCGCTCGCGCGGATGCTCCCCGGCGACCCGCTGCCGGCGCGAAACCTCGCCGTGGCGCGGGTTGTGGCCCTCGGCGACACGCTCCAGGCGATCCCCGACGAGGCGCTCCTGCCGCCGGCGAAACAGGCCCTCGACGCCCTGCGCCGCGGCGAGGGAGAGTCAGACCCGTGGCGCTGGCTCACCGCGCGCTACGACCTGGCCCGCGGCGAGCCGGGGGCGGCCGCCGAACAGTATCAGGCGCTCGCCGACGGCACCGGCGGCGCCGCCGCCTGGTACGCGCTGGCCCGCGCCCGGCGCGATGCCGACGACGGCGCCGCCGCCGACGCCGCGCTCGACCGGGCAGCGGCCCTCGCTCCGGGGAATGTCTGGCTCGCGGTCGAATGGTTTCGCGCGGCGGCCGGCCGCCTCCAGGCCGCGCGCGGTGCGGCAGCGCCCGATCCGGCACTCGCCGATGCGATCGCCGCGCGGCGGGGGGCGATCGCGCCGTTCGCACCGAGCATCCTCACGTTCACGCGCGTCGACATCGCCAAGCTGCTCGACGAGGCCGCGGCCGCGGCGCGGACCGGCGACATGGCCGTGGCCGCCGGCCGGCTCCGGGCGCTGGCCAACGTGCTCGTGCCGCAGAGCGAAGGGGACCGGCGCGACCTCGAGCGCCACCCGCTGGTGTTCGTGCGCGACTCGTTTGCCGCACCGCTTCCCGAGCCGGCCGGGCAGGGGGACGAGGCGATCCCCGTGGAGCTCCGGCCGCTGCCGGCAGTCGGCGCTGCCGCCGGGGCGGCGCCGGTCGCCGTGGTCCTCGATGATCTCGACGTCGACGGCCGGCTCGACCTCGTCGCCGCCGGGCCGGAGGGGCTGCGCGTGGCGAGGCGCGACGCCGACGGGGCGTGGCAGACGGCGCTCGCCGCGCCGCTCCCCGACGGCGTCGCCGGGCTTCTCACCGCCGACCTCGACCTCGACTTCGACGAGGCGCGGCGGGCGGCGCTCGCCCTGCGCCCCGCCACCGATCCGGCCGGCGAGAAGGGGGCGCCGCTCCCCGGCTGCCCGGCGGCCGATCTCGATATCGTCGCCTTCGGGGCGTTTGGCGTGTTGCCGTTTCGCAACCGGCTCGGTGCCGACGGCGCGCGCCAGCTCGAGGCGCTCGCCGCGGTGACGGCGTCGGCGGTCGCGGCCGCGACGGTCGCCGATCTCGACGCCGACGGCGACCTCGATCTGGTCACGGCCGGTGCCGACGGCGTGCGGCTGTGGAGCAACGACGGGCTCGGCACGTTTCGCGATGTCACGCCGGCGGCGCTCGACCAACCGGCCGGTGGGGCTGCCGACGGGGCGGGGCTGCTGGCCGTCGACGCCGACCGCGATGTCGATGTCGATGTCGTCGTCGTCACGCCGGCGGGGACGACGCTGCTCGAGAATCTCCGCCACGGGCAGTTTCGCGCCGTGCCGGTTTCGGGCGCGGGCGGCCGGGCCGTCGAGTGCCTCGATCCCCGCGCCGCCGGGCGCTGGGAGCTCGTCGTCGCCGGGAAGGAGGGGACGCGGATCTTCCCCGTGCGGAGCGACGCCGGGGCGACAGACGCGCAGCGGCAGCTCGATGCCGCGCCGCGCCGCGGCGTGGTCGCCTGGGACTACGACAACGACGGCCACCTCGATCTGGCCACCTGGGGCGACGACGGGATCGGAATCCTCCGCGGCACGGCCGCCGGAGGCTTCGAGGTGCAGGCGATCGGCGGTGAGGTGGCCGGGCCGCGCGCGCTCGACACGGGCGATCTCGACGGCGACGGCGACCTCGACCTGGCCGTGGCGAGCGCCAACGGCGTGCTGCTGTTTGACAACCAAGGGGGCAACGCCCATCACTGGCTCGACGTCGCCCTCGAGGCGCAGCAGGTGAAGGGGGACCAGTTTTCCCCCAGCGGCCGCGTCAACGCCCATGGCCTCGGCGGCCTCCTCGAGCTCAAGGCGGGAAGCGCCTATCAGCCGCGCGTGGTCCGCCGGCGCACGACCCACTTCGGCCTCGGCCGGTCGCGCGTCGCCGACGTCGTCCGCGTGCTGTGGCTCAACGGCGTGCCGCAAAACCTCATCGAGCCGCCAGCCGACGCGCTGGTCTGCGAGCAGCAGGTCCTCCTCGGCTCCTGCCCCTACCTGTATGCGTGGAACGGCACCGGCTTCGGCTTCGTCACCGACCTGCTGTGGGGGGCGCCATTGGGCCTGCAGCGCCGGGCGGGGGAGCTGATGCCGGCGCGCGAGTGGGAATACCTCCTCGTGCCGGGATCGGCGCTCGTGCCCCGCGACGGCCGCTACGTCCTCCAGCTCACCGAGGAGCTGTGGGAAGCGGCCTACTTCGACGAGGTCCGGCTCCTCGCCGTCGACCATCCGGCCGACGTCGAGGTGGTGAGCAACGAGAAGGTCGGCCCCGCGGCGATTGCGGGGTTCGGGATCCACTCACTCGCGCGGCCGCGCCACCCGGTCGCGGCGCGCGACGACGCCGGCCGAGACCTGCTGCCGGCGCTGGTGGCGGCCGACGGCACGTTTGCCCGGCCGACGGCGCGGAAGCTGCGGCAGGGGCTGCTCGACATGCACCATGTCGAGCTCGACCTCGGCCCCGACCTCGACCGCGACCGGCTGGTGCTGTTTCTCACCGGCTGGACCTACCCGACGACCGTCAATCTCAACGTCCAGCTCACCCTCCACCCGGCGCTCGATCCGCCGCGGCCGCCGTTTCTCGAGGTGCCCGACGGCCAGGGGGGCTGGCGCGAGGCGCTGGGGTTCATCGGGTTTCCCGGCGGGAAGACGAAATCGATCGCCGTCGATCTCGCCGGGGTCCTGCCGCCGGGGGAGTCGCGCGTGCGGATCGGCACGAGCATGGAGATCCGCTGGGACGAGATCCGGTTCACCACCGGCGAAGCGCCGGCGCCGACGCGCGTCGTCGAGCTCGAGCCGCTGTCGGCCGACCTCCATCGCCGCGGCTGCTCGCGGATCGAGCGCGACGGCGGCGACGGGCCGGAGCGGTTTCCCTACGACGATCCGCTGACCGGGCCGAAGTGGCCGCCGATGGACGGCTGCTTCACCGCCCTCGGCGACATCCGCGACCTGCTGGCCGCCAGCGACGACCGGCTGGTGGTGATCGGGGAGGGGGACGAGGTGACGCTCGAATTCGCCGTGCCGCCGCCGCCGCCCCCCGGCTGGACCCGCGACTTCCTCTTCAAGAGCGTCGGCTGGGACAAGGACGCCAACCTCGCCACGGCCGCCGGGCAGGCAGTCGAGCCGCTGCCATTCCGCTCGATGCGTTCCTATCCCCCGGGGCCGGACGACCCGCCCCCCGATTCCGCCGCCTACCGCTCCTGGCTCCGCGACCGGCAGACGCGGCGGCAGACCGGGGCGTTTTGGCGGGCGGTCCGGGACGGGGCGGTTTCCACGCCGGGTGAGGGCTGA
- a CDS encoding asparagine synthetase B family protein, producing the protein MTHGVAIDRLVDLLDPAGDILLNMSRDEALARVASGDPAAVRGIRGHFALVHRDGIRIRLARSLGRPLRFFIAKLAAGPVLVVADRIDAIAGWLADHGLADQFHPSYTRMVPAHHVMELHLVGCPDPSPVCTRFFTPARERLGTDLDDIADRYTAALADGLTAWLDTLDASAPVGVLFSGGIDSGALLLLLHHLLVERQGSAARLKAFTLSIADRGADLDQARRFLAATGHAFLHEPVEVFPEDLDLDDAIRTLEDYKPLDVQACAATLALCRGIRRRYPDWRHLVDGDGGDENLKAYPIEDDPELTIRSVLNNSLLYQEGWGIAAIKHSLTYSGGQSRGHVRSYAPAATLGFQGFSPYALPDVIEVAEGIPFIELTGWDHGRLYALKGEIMSRGIRRRTGIEMPVYPKRRFQHGVAAADAPPLFPSDPLVYRRRFAALVG; encoded by the coding sequence ATGACGCACGGCGTGGCGATCGACCGGCTGGTAGACCTGCTCGATCCCGCCGGCGACATCCTGCTCAACATGTCGCGCGACGAGGCGCTCGCGCGCGTCGCCAGCGGCGATCCGGCGGCGGTCCGCGGGATCCGCGGCCATTTCGCGCTGGTCCACCGCGACGGCATCCGCATCCGCCTCGCCCGGTCGCTCGGCCGGCCGCTGCGGTTTTTCATCGCCAAGCTGGCTGCCGGTCCGGTGCTCGTGGTCGCCGACCGGATCGACGCGATCGCCGGCTGGCTGGCCGACCACGGCCTCGCCGACCAGTTTCATCCGTCGTACACGCGGATGGTGCCGGCCCATCACGTGATGGAGCTGCACCTCGTCGGCTGCCCCGATCCCTCCCCCGTCTGCACGCGTTTCTTCACCCCCGCGCGCGAGCGCCTCGGCACCGACCTCGACGACATCGCCGACCGCTACACCGCCGCGCTCGCCGACGGCCTCACCGCCTGGCTCGACACGCTCGACGCCAGCGCGCCGGTCGGCGTCTTGTTTTCCGGCGGCATCGACAGCGGCGCCCTCCTCCTCCTGCTCCACCACCTGCTGGTCGAGCGCCAGGGGTCGGCGGCCCGGCTCAAGGCGTTCACGCTCTCGATCGCCGACCGCGGCGCCGATCTCGACCAGGCCCGCCGGTTTCTCGCCGCCACCGGCCATGCCTTTCTCCACGAGCCGGTCGAGGTGTTTCCGGAAGACCTCGATCTCGACGACGCGATCCGCACGCTCGAGGACTACAAACCGCTCGACGTCCAGGCCTGCGCCGCCACGCTTGCCCTGTGCCGCGGGATCCGCCGGCGCTATCCCGACTGGCGCCATCTCGTCGACGGCGACGGCGGCGATGAAAACCTCAAGGCCTACCCGATCGAAGACGACCCGGAGCTGACGATCCGCAGCGTCCTCAACAACTCGCTCCTCTACCAGGAGGGCTGGGGGATCGCCGCGATCAAGCACTCGCTCACCTACTCCGGCGGCCAGAGCCGCGGCCACGTCCGCAGCTACGCCCCCGCCGCCACGCTCGGCTTCCAGGGGTTCAGCCCCTACGCCCTGCCCGACGTGATCGAGGTCGCCGAGGGGATCCCGTTCATCGAGCTCACCGGCTGGGACCATGGCCGGCTGTATGCCCTGAAGGGTGAGATCATGTCGCGCGGGATCCGGCGCCGCACGGGGATCGAGATGCCGGTGTATCCCAAGCGCCGTTTCCAGCACGGCGTGGCCGCCGCCGACGCCCCACCGCTGTTTCCCTCCGATCCGCTCGTCTACCGCCGGCGGTTCGCGGCGCTGGTGGGATAG
- a CDS encoding DUF433 domain-containing protein, translating into MKHPRIEIAPDVMGGKPVIEGTRIPVELIVRKLSEGASEGDLHEGYPALQPGDVRAALAYAADMLANETIVVQPV; encoded by the coding sequence ATGAAACACCCCAGAATTGAAATCGCTCCGGACGTGATGGGGGGCAAGCCGGTCATCGAGGGCACTCGGATTCCCGTCGAGCTGATCGTGCGGAAGTTGAGTGAGGGGGCCAGTGAAGGTGATCTTCACGAGGGCTATCCCGCCCTTCAGCCGGGCGACGTTCGGGCAGCCCTCGCGTATGCAGCCGACATGCTGGCCAACGAGACGATCGTCGTGCAGCCGGTGTGA